Sequence from the Gemmatimonadota bacterium genome:
CTCGCCTCAATAATATCAATCGATGTGTCGGGCTCTGAGTCGGTGGGTAATTCCCCATCTTCCGACGGGACTAGTTCAGTTACTTTGACGCCTTTCCAAACACCCTCTTCATCGACTTCACCAATCTCAAACAATCGGGGCCTGCCGTGCGTGTCGATGACCCTGAGGAGATCGCTTGGGCCACAGGGCCGCCAAACTGGCATTGACTCGGAATAGCGGAAACGTGCGTTCAAGGTTCGACCATTCGATGCCCCGGACACAATGTCCACCTCCACAGACCGGACGTCAAAACGTCTGTAGATCGGAACATAGCTATCAGTGTTGCCACCCGATTCGAGCCGCCAGGCGGTCCCAGAGCGAACTGCACGTGTGTAGTCTTCCTCGCTTTCGTAAGTTCCAATAACGGCAGAGATTTCTGTCTCTCTCTTATCAAATCTAAGATTTCCGGGGCTCAGGTCGGCGAAGTACATTCCTTGTTGATGAATGCCCTCAATCATCCGCGCGAGCTGTCGCAGGCGCAAGGCGCCCTCAAGGAGGCGCCGTGGCGCCGGCAGGTCCCGCATCTTGGTAAGCTTCTCTAGAAACGTTTCGCTCTTCTGAGTTGCCTCGCTTTTTAAGCCTTCTTCAGCCCAGAACGGACTCGTACTGAGCCTGTTGGTAAGCTGGGCACGTGCCGCCAAACCTTGGAGATCGCCTTGAATCCCCGAGAACAGCTTTACGCGATCGATCGCACCGTCGCCTCCACGGGCCTGTTCATAGTATGAGTCGCTCTTTCTGGAGAGCATGCAACGAAAAAGAATGGCAACGATCCCGTCTGACGGGAAGCGGCCGTGTACATGGTCTCGGACTTGCTCGAATAGAGGTACCATATCTGCCGAGGTGGAGGTAGCGCTCGACGCTGCCCGGTACCTGTCAATGAGGGCTTCTACACTGGTCACGCCGGTATCGCCGGATCGATCGAAGGGTCGCAGATGGTCATAAAATCCTTCAGCAGACCTGCCGACAGTCAACAAATCAAACAACAAGGCCCCAAGGCCAAACACGTCAGTGCGCAAGGAGGGTTTCTTGTAAAACATAACTTGGGTTCTTTCGTCTTCAAACTCCGTCTCCCGCGCGGCCTTTAGAATGATTTTGGAGCCGTTGGAGCCCAGATGCTCCACTTCCACTACCTGATACCCCTTTTGCTCTCCATCTTTGGAGAATACCGCGATGTCGTTGCCCTCCATCAACGTATCGCGGAACTTCATGTCGACCGTATGGAGAACGAGGCGTTGCCCCCCGTCGGGAACTGTCACCCTGACCTCGCATACGTCGAAAAAATCCTTCTGCTCCGGCGAGCGATAGTGGCGGGTCCCCGGTGGCAGGGCAGCCACGTACCCCGAGCCGCGACCTGCGGGCAGAACCTCAAGAAACCCGAAGTCACCGAGCGCGACTTCTACATCGTCACCCTTGCTTCGCAACATGACGTTTGCCGGTTTGATGTCGTGGTGAAATAGCTTTGCTGCGTGCAAGGCGCGAAGCCCGGTGGCTACTTGGCTCACGATTTCCACAATGTGGGCTTCACGTTCGGGGAGCGTGATGTTCCTGAGAACTTCGTAGCCCGGGAGCCCTTTCTTAGGGGATTATAAAGACGGGTTGACAGGTCGGGCCTGATCGCGTAGGATTGGACCATCAGATGGAGGTCCGAATGGCCCACGCAGCACCCGGGAAAAGTCACCGCGAAGGCATCAGCCTGATGCAGTTGATCGACATGTTTCCCGATGAGGAAGCCGCCCGGAAGTGGTTCGAGGATATCACTTGGCCGAAGGGCCGCTACTGTCCCAAGTGCGGGTCAACGAACACTCACGAAGCGAAGCACGCGAAATCGCCCTACCGGTGCCGCGACTGCAAGAAGTACTTCAGCGTCAAGACCGGAACGGTCATGGCAGGCTCGCCGATCCCGCTGCGCAAGTGGGCTTTCGCCATCTACATGGAGGTCGTGAACCTCAAGGGCGTGTCGGCCATGAAGCTGCACCGTGACTTGGATGTTTCCTACCCGACCGCATGGTTCATGCTGCACCGGATCCGGGAAGCGTTTGGCGACGAAGGCGGCCAGCCGATGCAGGGGCCGGTGGAAGTGGACGAGACGTACGTCGGAGGTCGTCGCCGGAACATGTCGAACAGCAAGCGGCGGGAACTCAAGGACTCCGGTCGTG
This genomic interval carries:
- a CDS encoding IS1595 family transposase — its product is MQLIDMFPDEEAARKWFEDITWPKGRYCPKCGSTNTHEAKHAKSPYRCRDCKKYFSVKTGTVMAGSPIPLRKWAFAIYMEVVNLKGVSAMKLHRDLDVSYPTAWFMLHRIREAFGDEGGQPMQGPVEVDETYVGGRRRNMSNSKRRELKDSGRGAVGKAAVVGAKDRGTKQVRAKVVEATDRETLHGFIRGHVADDATVYTDEATAYAGMPNPHETVKHSVSEYVRDMAHTNGIESFWSMLKRGYMGTYHKMSAKHLQRYVNEFAGRHGMRDLDTISQLQSVVAGMVGKRLMWRELTS